The sequence below is a genomic window from Lytechinus pictus isolate F3 Inbred chromosome 6, Lp3.0, whole genome shotgun sequence.
TGAAAATCATTTTGCAAAGAAGAGAGAGCTCGCTTTGCTGGTCAGGAAGAGAAGACAAGAAGAAGAAATCAAGAGAGAGAGTCAGAAAGGAAAGAATCAGGTAATTATAAATGACCAGTCCAgttggatgtttcataaagctgttcgtaagatacaaatgactttatgcacgactggtgatcctttcttttgctatgtgatatatccctatgtaattgatctatgacctaagaacatgttccagtcatgtgTAAAGTCTTttgtaactttacaaacagctttatgaaacacccacgtGGTCAAATGATCTAGGGGTACGTTGGGTGTTACCTCGGGGTtagggtccccccccccctttccaaaaagtAAATACCAAAAAAGGTAATTGTCGACTGCTTTGGGAATTCAAATGCCTTTGTGTTTAGAAAATTTTTGAGGAGGTAATGTTGAGCCTTccacatttgaatttttttgttgACAAAAAccaaatttttcacaaaatggaTCCCCCTAATGATCTTGTACAAACTTGAATATACAGTATCTGACAATCATGCAGGTAAACTTCCATAAGCTGAACTCATTCACCCAATTGAAGCAATGTTTTTACCAGATTTTGCAAAGCCTCTGTTGTATAGCTTtgtcattttgaatttcaattaaGTCAAACAATTTTCAATGATCTCAATAGAATAAGTTTAGGCAAAGTTACTTGTATATTCAATGTACAGAGAGAATTTAGTCGAAATTGTGAATGAAGGTGAGATGAATAGCATTATGACATCTTATTTAGAgtaataaaacagaataaagaCATTGTGAAATCATAATCTTTTGTTTGCTCGTTTTTCTAATAAAGGAAACTGAGCCATCCCCCCTATTGCTGAAAGTGGAAGCGGCCAAAAGACACACACTGCTGAAGGAAGCTCCATACAATCCTTGTCATACACACAAAAATGAAGGGTGAGTCTACTTTCTAAAGGGAGATTATTATCTTGCTACAGAAGGGCTATTATATTTCTTTCACAGGTAATTTGATCAGGGGgttagtatgaaaaaaaaagggtcattTCCAGGATAATACAAACTGTTGCATTTATGATGTGCTACACTGGTTTTTCACCAAATGCCCATACTCTCAAATTAGTGAGCCTTTTTATAAAATGCAAGACTGATCGTAAATGCTTGTCAATATCGACAATGTAAATCTACGGAGGTCAGATTTACAAATATAACTAGCTGATGAGTCCAAGTGATTGAGAACTTGATTTAGAAGCTAAGAACATGTCACCAGTTGTGcataaaatcattcataaatgAAAGTTTATGAAACAGCACCGAGATAGTTTGAATCACATGTTTCAGGTAAACTTGCATAAGTTGACCTTCCATAAGTCGAGTATTCGCCATTTTTAGATATGattatgcaaaacatatttcttttaggcctacatgatattTTTCTGAGTTCAAACAGATTTCTGTCGTCCTGCTAGAAACGATTTAGGCAGAGTcacttctatttttttattttattcatctttacAGACCTCAAAAGAAGTCAAAGAACAAGCTATTCTTCCAATCCATTCGGCAGATCAGTTCAACCAATCAGACGGCAGGGAATTCAAATCTAGCCAATCGGGACCAAGATCTTTCACATTTTTCCCATAAACATGCTACAACTGTCGCTACTCAACCAGGCTTTTCGAATGATCACCCTCATGTTGCTATTGCCGGCCCTACTACTGCTCCTCGAAAGGCAGGTCTCAAGCCTGGTTTAAAGTCTAACCTTCAGACTCAAGCTCCAGGAGTTTCCAGCTTTCAAATCAGACCATACGTTTCAAAAGCAAAGAGGAATGCAATGAGTGATGAAGCAAACCCTTCAAAACAACCAGATCCTAAACCTAATTCAGGAAAGCCAGAGACAACCTCATCCCCGGGTTCCTACAATGAATCATCCCTTTCCATTCAAGATCAATTGTCTGGAGGTGAGGTTGAGAACTCGGTTGAATTCATAAGGGAATTCCAAAGTACACAGAACTCAGATGTTGGTGGCTATGCTAGCTCTACCAAGCTTAGACAGGTCAAAGATGAGAGGACCATGAAAGCAACTCCAGGCAGCTTCTTCCAGAGGGAATCGCCATGTGGCAACATGCAACAGGATTTCAGGTTAGATGTAGATGGTGGAGAGAAGGGTTCACGGCAGCATGGACAAGGACCTGCACCGAAGCCTGAGTTTGTGAGGGGTTTCCAGGGGTGTAGTCAAGGGACACACAAACGCCCTCAGGGTGTAAGGGGTATCCAGAGGTGTGGCCAAGGGACTTCCCTGGAGCCTCAGGGTTTGAAGGATCTCCAGGACTGCAGAAGAGGGGCCAGAGTAGAGGAAGAAAGGACTAAACAAAGACCAGTAAAGACAAAGCAGAAGAGCAAATCAAAGATGACagatgaaaagaagaaagaaatccagAGATACTTAGAGCTTACCAGGTATGTATGAAGTACCGAAGCAATGATGTCACAAAATACCTTTTTCACATTTCACTGGTTTTAATACCACATTTTGACGAAGCATTAAATACATCAGGCATTGAAATTTGTCGGGAATCGGTCTATGAGGGCCCAAAGTGTGACTGTATGTCCTCTCGCTTTGCCTCATTGAAATTAATGAGTGTAAATCTTCCAAACATAATGAAACAAGCTAGATACATTGATTTCAGAAGGGCCTATGCCTCACTCATTTTGCCATACCTTGGGCCACCGCGaacaatttttgttaaatttggtGTGTGGATTTTAGTCATCATGCTGTCTGGACATTTGGTCATGAATATGCTGTATTgcacaaaaagaaaattatgatatcaCACTGTGGGAGTCTATAATAACACTTTTCTAGTTGATGAATATCTTTATAAGTGGAGATGGAGGGTTGGActtagtctgctatgcagactctgaatggctcgtgaagtgggatctgcagctggtttgcgaagcaaaccagcctgaaagggcgagcgaagcgagccatttcagAGTCTGCTTCTTCTTTGGAAATCTTGTTCCCACGGTCAAAATAAGTCCCACCCACCCAAAATTTCAGAGAGCTTTCATTGGATAACTTCATCTGTCTGTAAACCAAATTTTATGACCACTGAGGAGTATAGATAATCCCCTACTTCAACCACAGAGCCATGAGCAGGGTTATTATGTAATACCCTCGCTCAGGCCATCAGACAGTGTTTACATATGACATTCCACTGAGCAGCTGCATGTATGGCCAAAACCTTGCTCCATGGCCCAAAATAGTGGATGGTTTTATCATAGCTCtctatatatattcaattcaattcaatctttatttcgcaaataggataaaaatacaaggaaacatcaaataatgtgattagataataaaaataaattgcgtgGCTTCCCATGAAGGTAATAAGAAACATGTGAGGCTcgccaaaacatagtaaaaacaaaacaacattaatacaaaacagaatatcatatcattatagtTAATAGTGTATATAAAACGGAGAAAAAAACACGAGTTGAGGGGGGTAGATACGTTACAAGTATGCATTGATATCATGTGtgagaattaataataatttactagaaaatttgaatactgttttctaaaagaatatataaattgtgaattagttattaTTTGGGGAATCTCATTCCATTGTTAAGGACCTACATAACTCAGCTTCGTGACTATAGACCTAATAgaccataaatgaaatttattggaagaacgggtattatggttatgaacttgattattgcattgaaaaagatctgaaaactaCATGGGTAACAACTACCTCTTCTTGAACTTATAGATAAATATTGTGAGTTCTCGCTTATTAAATAAAGGTGCGGATGGTGTTAGGTTATTAGAATAGgtaattattcttaaacatttcttttgaatattgagtcCAATTCATATGAGGTTACATtggtattgcaatattttaaataagagaaaatcaTGGAATGGTATAaagttatcagatttttatgaagcaaactaagcttaagtttgtaaattaaaccagtattccttaaaacatttatcatatggtacttaaaacccaaaatatcaaactcaaaaacaccattctcataaaattcagaacttaaatattaaatatgatagtttacaaaatgaaaatcttaaatttcacgattgtaagtttgtaaactatcatacttttaatcaaacaggatagctatgttttattttgttcctgtTTGGAATTAACTTCTAACCATAGTTTCTTGATTGGACCTTGTATTTGTAGTCACTTCTCCATGCTACTGTATTCAACCTGTTTTACTGTTATGTTAGCTCAGTTTGATATTAATTAGCCTTAATTAGCCTTGTGTAAGTTGTCATGCCCAGCAACATTCGTTCACCTTTGtattaaaagtgtttttatgCCAGCCATAATGTATGTGATAATCAGGTACTTTCAAACTCAAAAGTATGCTGAATGAAAATgttggcaatttttttatataaacctaAATCGGATCTATTTGAtttaaataagatttttttaaatttcaatctgattttttctaacaaattttttttaacaaagtgcAAACACCCAAAATATAACCCTTCACACTgacatcaattttaaaattatgcatttcaccaccaaaattattcttaactatttcataatcaaatccagtcaaaatataatttatagaaaatattaaagcCATAAAGAAGCTGACATTTTCTGCTGTgtctaaagtacatgtagagAGCTTCTACTTATTGGTTCAAAGGAACTGTCTTGGTACAGCTAATGCTGCAAACATGCAAAGTTGGTGCTCATTTTCAAAGCTCTTGGTATTTAATGAGGATCAGTTTatttggaagaattccatgactcaGAGATTCAAGTTCTCCAAAGAGatatattgtttaaattttattttcaggtcaaGGATTGAAGATCATACATGTTAAAGAAAACTGcatttatcttttgtttgtttcaaccCCAAGTTGTTCTTTGAGCCACAGTTGGAACGACTGTTTCAAAGCATTGGCTTTCAAAGCTTTGACCGactgc
It includes:
- the LOC135154566 gene encoding sodium channel modifier 1-like — its product is MSFKREGDDGSQLNLLKKRRVAELLAKDIPDDEAMLMSNGRYACTVCHYKPVFDTVDMLTVHRAGKKHQHATENHFAKKRELALLVRKRRQEEEIKRESQKGKNQETEPSPLLLKVEAAKRHTLLKEAPYNPCHTHKNEGPQKKSKNKLFFQSIRQISSTNQTAGNSNLANRDQDLSHFSHKHATTVATQPGFSNDHPHVAIAGPTTAPRKAGLKPGLKSNLQTQAPGVSSFQIRPYVSKAKRNAMSDEANPSKQPDPKPNSGKPETTSSPGSYNESSLSIQDQLSGGEVENSVEFIREFQSTQNSDVGGYASSTKLRQVKDERTMKATPGSFFQRESPCGNMQQDFRLDVDGGEKGSRQHGQGPAPKPEFVRGFQGCSQGTHKRPQGVRGIQRCGQGTSLEPQGLKDLQDCRRGARVEEERTKQRPVKTKQKSKSKMTDEKKKEIQRYLELTSSGWVQDNGGNWVKGQDVEFDSDEEPPTS